The Mycolicibacterium monacense genome contains the following window.
CCGGGTGTCGCGGCGGCGCAGGCGGGCCAGCCACGCGCTGGGCACCGCGGCGGCGGCCAGCGCCCGGATCGGCACACCGCGCTGTGGCGGTGTCACTCCGACTGCGGCGCAAGCGGTCTGGTAGATCTCACGGGCGGTCATGAACCGTTCGGAGACGATGTAGCGCTCCCCCGGTCGTCCGCGTTCGCCGGCCAGGATGAGGGCATCGGCCGCGTCGCGCACACCGACCACCTCGGCCTGGGCGCCGTCGATGTAGAACGGCAGCTTCCCGCGCACCGCGGCGGCGACGAGTCCGCCGTGCGGTGTCGGCAGCCAGTCGTCGGGGCCATAGGTGTTGGACACGCACATCGCCACCGCGGGTAGGGCCCGTTCGCGGTGGTATCGCAGCACCAGGTTTTCGGCGGCGACGCGGGTCCGGACGTACTCGCCCGCCCGGTCGAGCCAGTTGTGGGACAGCTCCTCGGTCGCCGGGCCGGAGTCGGCGATACCGATCGTGGCGATGGAACTGGTGAACACGAAGCGGTACAGGTCGGCGTCGGCGACGACGTCGAGTACCCGTTGCAGCCCTTCGACGTTGGTGCGCCACAGCGGTGCCGGGTCCCGCAGCCATGCGCGGGCGTCGACCACGCAGTAGCAGACGACGTCGCAGCCCGCCACCGCGGCGCGCACGGCGTCGTCGTCGAAGATGTCGCCGTAGTGGCGTTCGACGGGCAGTCCGTCGATGCCGCGGGTCGAGCTGGTGTGGCGGATGAGCACGCGTACGTCGTCGCCGCGCTCGACCAGTCGGCGCGTGACGTGGGAGCCCAGGAACCCGCTGGCCCCGATGACGAGCTTCTTCCCCACGGAACTCCTGCTCTTCGAGACGAGACGGTTCGTCTCGTCTGTGGCAGACTACGGGGCGATGACCCAGCCCGCAATGCCCGACGGGGTGACTGCTGCGCCACGGCGGCGCAGTGAGAAGTCGCGGGTGGCGATCATCGCCGCCACGCGCGAGTTGCTGTTGCAGCGGGGCTTCGACGGGCTGAGCATCGAGGCGGTCGCTGCCCGCGCCGGGGTGGGTAAGCAGACGATCTACCGCTGGTGGCCGAGTCGGCCCGCGCTGGTCGCCGACGTGCTGCTCGAGGATGCGCACGAGATCCTGCTGCCGGTGCGAGACTCCGGGAATCTGGTGGCCGACGTGGTGTCGTGGATCGGCAAGCTGGCGGCAACGCTGACCAGCCCGCGAGGCAATGCGATGTTGCGGATCCTCACCGTCGCGTCGATGGAACACGAGGACACCGCCGCGCGGCTGCGGGCGGGTTTCGGTGACCCACTGCATGTCTCGGTGCGCGACCGGCTGTTGGCCGCGGGGGTCGATGCGCCGACTGCGGAGTCGGCGGCCGAGGCGATCGTGGGTGGCGTCGTGTACGCGATTCAGCGCGAGGGCTGTGCGTACTCACGGTCCCGCGCACAGCGGACCGCTCGGTTGGTCGTCGAGAACCTGGCGAACTGACAGAGGCCGGGTCGTGGCGCGACCCGGCCCCTGCGGTTGTTCGTTCGTGGTTACCCGATGCAGCCGACGGCGGGGATACAGCCCTCGACCCCGTCCGGGCCGACAGAGCCGCTGGGTCCGCCGGGGATGGCGCCGCTGGCGCCGCCGGGACCGGCCTCACCCACCGGACCACCCGGGATCGCAGCGCTGGCGCCACCCGGACCGGCCTCACCGACCGGACCACCCGGGATCGCACCCGCCGCGCCCTCAGGGCCTGCAGCGCCGCTGGGTCCGCCCGGAATGGCGCCCGCGGCGCCGTCCGGACCCGCGACACCACCGGGACCGCCGGGGATGGCGGCGCATGCGGTGCCGTCGGCGGCCACGCACGGCGGCGGCTGGTTTACGAAACTTCCTGTGCTACCGAATGCCGCCGGGGCCAGCGCGATCGCACTTGCGGCGACGCCTGCGAACAACGCGGGGGCGGCGGCTTTACTCAATTTGTTTCGCATGACTAAGGCTTTGCCGCCGTCACTGATCTTCAAACCACCCCGATTGGTGACGCGTTCGACATCGCCTCGGTCGGCCGGTTACGGTTTGGCGCAGGCCCGCCGCGGCTATGCCCGTCCGGAAGACGGATGCGTTGAGCTGACGAGGTGCTGGACTGTGACGACTATCGAGCATCAGGATCCGGGGGCTTCGGCGGAGCGGCCGACGCAACCGCTTCCTGCCCCGGGACGCGCGCTCAATCCCGCGACCACCCAGGTACCCGGATGCATCGTCGGCGGTCGCTATCGGCTTCTCGTCTGTCACGGCACCTCCGGGGTGCTCGAATTCTGGCAGGCCGTCGACCTGGCCGCGGGTCGCGCGGTGGCGGTGACGCTGGTGGATCCGCGCTCGAACCTGCCGATCGAATGGGTCAACGAAATTCTGTCGCTCACCGTCCGACTGCGCGGGGTCGACGCACCTGGTATCGCGACGATCCTGGACGTCCTCCATACCGGGCAATGCGGTGTCGTCGTGGCGGATTGGGTGGCCGGGGGCAGTCTGCGGGAAGTGGCGGACACCGACCCTGCGCCGGAAGCCGCCGCCGCAGCGCTGGAATCGCTCGCCATGGCCGCCGAGGCCTCACATCGCGCCGGTATGCACCTGAGTATCGACGATCCGGCACGCGTCCGGATCAGTTCGGACGCCCGCGCGGTGCTG
Protein-coding sequences here:
- a CDS encoding NAD-dependent epimerase/dehydratase family protein, with protein sequence MGKKLVIGASGFLGSHVTRRLVERGDDVRVLIRHTSSTRGIDGLPVERHYGDIFDDDAVRAAVAGCDVVCYCVVDARAWLRDPAPLWRTNVEGLQRVLDVVADADLYRFVFTSSIATIGIADSGPATEELSHNWLDRAGEYVRTRVAAENLVLRYHRERALPAVAMCVSNTYGPDDWLPTPHGGLVAAAVRGKLPFYIDGAQAEVVGVRDAADALILAGERGRPGERYIVSERFMTAREIYQTACAAVGVTPPQRGVPIRALAAAAVPSAWLARLRRRDTRLTPLTIRLMHIMSPMDHSKAERELGWRPAPTTDALAEAAEFFVGNRRRPAEDRR
- a CDS encoding TetR/AcrR family transcriptional regulator, which translates into the protein MPDGVTAAPRRRSEKSRVAIIAATRELLLQRGFDGLSIEAVAARAGVGKQTIYRWWPSRPALVADVLLEDAHEILLPVRDSGNLVADVVSWIGKLAATLTSPRGNAMLRILTVASMEHEDTAARLRAGFGDPLHVSVRDRLLAAGVDAPTAESAAEAIVGGVVYAIQREGCAYSRSRAQRTARLVVENLAN